One window of Populus nigra chromosome 5, ddPopNigr1.1, whole genome shotgun sequence genomic DNA carries:
- the LOC133694942 gene encoding uncharacterized protein LOC133694942 codes for MVLENIISIIDVVSHHTVVPFAREINYCFKYNNNFENLKREVKKLKSAQLRVQHLVDDARNNGEAILEDVINWLSLVEEASEKVEREILEDEDRARKKCFIGLCPDLKARYQCSKKAKAETRFVASLLDERDGFSTVSHRAAPKGMEAISFRSYDAMPSRTPVLKEIMNALTTADVNMVGVYGMRGMGKTVLVKEAAKQAIQEKLFNQVVFANITQTPDITKIQGQIADQLFLKFDEESECGRAGRLRRRLKQEQKILIILEDLWKSLDLEAVGIPLKDEHEGCKMLVTSREFDVLSCGMDIQKNFPINALSEEETWELFKKMAGDHVEHPDLQSLAMEVAKKCAGLPLAIVTVARALKNKNLSQWKNALRELKRPSPRNFAGVQEDVYAAIELSYNHLESKELKSTFLLCSRMGYNASTRDLLKYGMGLGLFSGFVTVEEAQDRVQSLVHKLKASGLLLENHSDWQFSMHDPVRDVALSIAFRDCHVFVGGDQFEPEWSAKNMLKKYKEIWLSSNIELLRQMEYPQLKFLHVRSEDPSLEISSNICRGMHKLKVLVLTNISFVSLPSPLHFLKNLQTLCLHQSSLGEIADIGELKKLEILSFAKSNIKHLPRQIGQLTELRMLDLSDCFELEVIPPNVLSNLSMLEELCMGNSFHHWATEGEDNASLVELDHLPHLTNLDIHVLDSHVMSKGMLSKRLERFRIFIGDVWDWDGVYQSLRTLKLRLDTSASNLEHGVLMLLKRTQDLYLLELKGVNNVVSELDTEGFLQLRHLHLHNSSDIQYIINTSSEVPSHVFPVLESLFLYNLVSLEKLCHGILTAESFRKLTIIEVGKCVKLKHLFPFSVARGLSQLQTINISFCLTMEEIVAEEGDEFEDSCTEIDVMEFNQLSSLSLQCLPLFKNFCSREKTSRLCQAQQNPVATSVGLHSKEISEDQLRNSLQLFCEKILIPKLKKLELVSINVEKIWHGQLHRENAFPVQNLMTLVVDDCHSLKYLFSPSMVKSLVLLKHLTVRYCMSMEEIIYVEGLEEGEMMSEMCFDKLEDVELSDLPRLTRFCAGTLIECKVLKQLRICSCPEFKTFISCPDSVNMTVDVEPGEVHSRESDHNAVQPLFDKKVAFPSLDQIKISNIENLEKMWHNQLAEDSFCQLRSVTISCCKRLVRVFPSILLETFRMVEMMDISHCPLLEEIFDLQETSASGSFQLRDLSLIGLGKLKHIWNKDPQGILSFQNLHALKVSDCNVLRNLFPFSIARELVQLEKLEIEHCGKLEEIIVKVDDGEAAHCFVFPQLTSLKLQELPEFRNFYPGKHTWKYPMLKRLAVSDCCNIALFGSKFLKSQETQGEVQLGIPAQQPLFFVEKVISNLEELSLGGKNTTASIIWHHQLPIECYSSLKVLKLHDFGVKSDPISFGFLQRLRNLETLSVTHSSFKKLFLYKGHSSFKKLPSIGEVGGEEGRALARLKNLTIHAVHDIKHIWKQEHLLAPILHNLKTLKVEDCHSLVSLAPSYVCFQNLTTLDIQSCLGLLNLFTSSTAKSLEQLVKLTISHCKKMTVVVARQGGDEADDEIIFSKLEYLELLDLQNLTSFCFENYAFRFPSLKEMVVEECPNMKSFSPGVLSTPKLQEVHWKKYSKNTVHWHGNLDITIQHLYTEMVGFDGVNRVKVSDFPQLKERWQCQLPFNFFRNLTKLTVDEYCYSLDALPSTLLQFMNDLQELRVRNCDLLEGVFDLKGISPEEGRVWLPILYELNLIGLPRLRHICNTDPQGILEFRNLNFLEVHDCSSLRNIFTPSMALSLVHLQKIVIRNCDKMEEIITKERAGEEEAMDKIIFPVLKVIILESLPELTNIYSGSGVLNLTSLEEICIDDCPNMKIFISSLIEEPEPNSVDKGKEQRQGQGYSYNFTALLTYKVAFPELKKLRVDWNAIMEVTQRGQFRTEFFCRLKVLELVRFPIDCVDFPSWFLQRFNILESLVVCDASFKEIVRLEEMSSRPNQVFAQLRVLELSTLPELMHLSKESPQACQIFQNLEILRVSECGTLKTSIPMSVSFRCLMTLEVSKCNGLASLMSSSTAKNLVQLTSMTVVECETIEVVVANDENEAENEIVFHKLENLAFHCLPSLTSFYMQNCALMFPSLERVFIDQCPKMELFSRGVINTPKLERVQLTEGDSTGFWKDDLNLTIHYLFVKKSKLPSSSRQPSLARETTAAHKNQMYGVSEGPASENLHVNENPDAGKDSHPVIETSTNLVIKEQAMRNGLMKPGPQVTSIYQDSQATLNDKEDREQGQSPLAPIDIEAPISQQVQNDSQATDEKELPQDQFMTASSSQQKNIVLVSPPSAAEQSVASTSASSTNETSTQKLASRTSSRETSETITEIESLFATMEQLVRPCPVSSSQPESSANTHAESYESDVGSPESHVYSKGLIKKILLKPLTEVARSPDGLLLLATMKNLKKSDLLNSQQLEIIQAYIDNFDSLVSNYPLYEHQIDRTSALKCSIEDKKKGISDLKNHYGDLIHNASSLAAEREALKKRLDEIAEEEIHIREDADDLRTQLISWKAELETHMKALPEALRQQNEADNRANNSNEYWGKIRSLFA; via the exons ATGGTTCTGGAAAACATTATTTCCATCATTGACGTTGTTTCCCACCACACTGTTGTTCCATTTGCACGTGAGATCAATTATTGTTTCAAATACAATAACAACTTTGAAAATCTGAAGAGGGAAGTCAAGAAGTTGAAAAGTGCCCAGCTGAGGGTGCAGCATTTAGTTGACGATGCCAGAAACAATGGGGAAGCAATTCTTGAGGATGTTATAAATTGGCTATCTCTTGTGGAAGAAGCTTCAGAAAAAGTGGAAAGGGAGATTTTGGAAGATGAAGATAGAGCGAGAAAGAAGTGCTTCATCGGATTGTGTCCGGATCTCAAGGCACGATACCAGTGTAGCAAGAAAGCAAAGGCGGAAACACGCTTTGTTGCCAGCCTCCTGGATGAAAGAGATGGTTTCAGCACAGTTTCCCATCGAGCTGCTCCAAAAGGGATGGAAGCTATATCTTTCAGAAGTTATGACGCCATGCCATCAAGAACACCCGTTTTGAAGGAAATTATGAATGCCTTAACAACTGCTGATGTGAACATGGTTGGGGTGTATGGAATGCGTGGTATGGGGAAGACAGTGCTGGTAAAAGAGGCTGCTAAACAAGCTATTCAGGAGAAATTATTTAACCAGGTAGTATTTGCCAATATAACCCAGACCCCAGACATCACGAAAATTCAAGGGCAGATTGCAGACCAGCTTTTTCTAAAATTTGATGAGGAAAGTGAATGTGGAAGAGCTGGTCGATTGCGCAGGAGGTTGAAACAAGAGCAGAAAATTCTTATTATTCTAGAGGATTTGTGGAAGAGTCTTGATTTAGAAGCAGTTGGGATTCCACTCAAGGATGAGCACGAAGGATGCAAGATGCTGGTAACATCGAGGGAATTTGATGTTTTATCTTGTGGAATGGATATTCAAAAGAACTTTCCCATCAATGCTTTATCTGAAGAAGAAACGTGGGAGTTGTTCAAAAAGATGgcag GTGATCACGTTGAACATCCAGATTTGCAATCCCTGGCAATGGAGGTGGCCAAAAAGTGTGCAGGTTTACCATTGGCCATTGTAACTGTTGCAAGAGCTCTAAAGAACAAGAACTTGTCCCAGTGGAAGAATGCATTAAGGGAACTAAAGAGACCATCTCCAAGAAACTTCGCAGGAGTGCAGGAAGATGTGTATGCGGCTATAGAACTAAGTTATAATCATCTTGAAAGTAAGGAGTTAAAATCAACTTTTCTCCTTTGTAGTCGAATGGGTTACAATGCATCCACTCGCGACTTGTTGAAATATGGTATGGGTTTGGGCTTGTTTTCTGGCTTTGTTACAGTTGAAGAAGCACAAGACAGAGTGCAATCGTTGGTTCATAAACTCAAGGCCTCTGGATTGTTGCTAGAAAATCATAGCGATTGGCAATTTTCTATGCATGATCCTGTGCGTGATGTTGCTCTATCAATTGCTTTTAGAGACTGCCACGTATTTGTTGGGGGTGATCAGTTTGAACCAGAATGGTCTGCTAAGAATATGTTAAAGAAGTATAAAGAAATTTGGTTAAGTTCTAATATCGAGCTTCTTAGACAGATGGAGTACccacaacttaaatttttacatgtaagGAGTGAGGATCCTTCTCTAGAAATAAGCAGCAACATATGTAGAGGAATGCACAAACTGAAAGTCTTAGTATTGACTAACATTTCTTTTGTGTCTTTGCCTTCACCTCTTCATTTCCTAAAAAACCTTCAAACTTTGTGTCTTCATCAATCTTCATTGGGAGAGATAGCTGACATTGGGGAGCTGAAGAAATTGGAAATTCTCAGCTTTGCCAAATCTAATATTAAGCATTTGCCAAGACAAATAGGGCAGTTGACTGAGCTGAGAATGTTGGATTTGAGTGATTGTTTTGAACTTGAAGTAATTCCACCAAATGTCCTCTCAAACTTGTCCATGCTAGAGGAATTGTGTATGGGAAACAGCTTCCATCACTGGGCTACTGAAGGGGAGGACAATGCCAGTCTTGTTGAGTTGGATCATTTGCCTCACTTGACAAATTTGGACATACATGTTCTAGATTCTCATGTTATGTCAAAAGGCATGCTCTCTAAAAGATTAGAAAGATTCAGAATATTTATTGGAGATGTCTGGGATTGGGATGGTGTTTATCAGAGCTTGAGAACATTGAAGCTCAGGCTCGACACAAGCGCCAGTAATTTGGAGCATGGTGTTCTAATGTTGTTGAAGAGAACTCAAGATTTGTATTTACTTGAACTAAAGGGTGTTAATAATGTCGTCTCTGAACTGGACACGGAAGGATTTCTACAACTGCGGCACCTCCATCTCCACAATAGTTCTgatattcaatatattattaacACTAGCAGCGAGGTTCCTTCTCATGTCTTCCCTGTGTTGGAGTCTTTGTTTCTCTACAATTTGGTATCCTTGGAGAAACTTTGCCATGGCATTCTCACAGCAGAGTCTTTCAGGAAACTAACAATCATAGAAGTGGGGAAATGTGTTAAATTGAAGCATCTCTTCCCATTCTCCGTTGCACGAGGACTTTCGCAACTTCAAACCATCAATATTTCATTTTGCCTAACCATGGAAGAGATTGTTGCTGAGGAaggtgatgaatttgaagaCTCTTGTACAGAAATTGATGTGATGGAGTTCAATCAATTGAGCTCACTATCGCTTCAGTGTTTGCcgcttttcaaaaacttttgcTCCAGAGAGAAGACATCTCGTCTCTGTCAAGCACAACAGAATCCAGTGGCAACTAGCGTGGGATTGCATTCTAAAGAAATTTCAGAGGATCAGCTGAGAAATTCTCTCCAGCTTTTCTGTGAAAAG ATTCTTATCCCGAAACTGAAGAAGCTGGAATTGGTCTCTATCAATGTTGAAAAGATATGGCATGGCCAGCTTCACCGGGAAAATGCATTTCCtgttcaaaatttaatgacattagTTGTGGATGATTGCCACAGCCTGAAATATCTGTTTTCTCCTTCCATGGTTAAAAGTCTCGTGCTACTCAAGCATCTTACTGTACGTTATTGCATGTCCATGGAAGAGATAATATATGTGGAAGGAttggaagaaggagaaatgatGAGCGAGATGTGCTTTGATAAACTGGAAGATGTTGAGCTCTCTGATCTTCCAAGACTCACACGGTTCTGTGCTGGCACGCTGATCGAGTGTAAAGTTTTGAAACAACTGCGCATTTGTTCTTGCCCTGAATTTAAGACATTCATCTCCTGCCCCGATAGCGTGAACATGACAGTTGACGTTGAACCTGGAGAAGTGCATTCAAGGGAGAGTGACCACAATGCCGTGCAGCCTCTCTTTGATAAAAAG GTTGCATTCCCTAGCCTCgatcaaatcaaaatttccAACATAGAGAACTTGGAAAAGATGTGGCACAACCAGCTTGCTGAAGATTCCTTTTGTCAACTACGATCAGTAACAATTTCTTGCTGTAAAAGGCTTGTGAGGGTTTTCCCATCAATTTTGCTAGAAACATTCCGGATGGTAGAGATGATGGATATCAGTCATTGTCCTTTGTTAGAAGAGATATTTGACCTTCAAGAAACTAGTGCATCTGGTTCCTTTCAGTTAAGAGACTTGTCCTTGATTGGACTAGGCAAACTGAAGCATATATGGAATAAAGATCCTCAAGGAATACTCAGCTTCCAAAATCTACATGCATTAAAGGTTTCTGATTGTAATGTATTGAGGAATCTGTTTCCCTTCTCTATAGCTAGAGAACTTGTGCAACTAGAAAAACTCGAGATAGAGCATTGTGGGAAACTGGAGGAAATTATTGTGAAGGTGGACGATGGTGAAGCAGcccattgttttgtgtttccgCAGCTAACCTCATTGAAACTTCAAGAATTACCAGAATTCAGGAACTTTTATCCAGGGAAACATACTTGGAAATATCCCATGTTGAAAAGGTTGGCGGTGTCTGATTGCTGCAATATAGCATTATTCGGCTCCAAATTTCTTAAATCTCAAGAAACTCAAGGGGAAGTCCAACTTGGTATCCCAGCTCAACAACCTCTCTTCTTCGTTGAAAAG GTGATCTCCAACCTGGAGGAATTGTCATTAGGTGGCAAGAACACAACTGCTTCAATCATTTGGCATCACCAACTTCCAATAGAGTGCTATTCCTCATTGAAAGTTCTAAAGTTACACGATTTTGGTGTTAAATCAGATCCTATCTCATTCGGTTTCCTGCAAAGATTACGGAATCTTGAAACACTATCCGTGACACATAGTTCTTTCAAAAAGCTATTCCTGTACAAAGGGCATAGTTCATTCAAAAAGCTACCATCGATCGGAGAAGTTGGTGGTGAAGAGGGACGTGCACTTGCacgattaaaaaatttaacaatacaTGCAGTTCATGATATAAAACATATATGGAAGCAAGAGCACCTGCTAGCTCCCATTCTTCACAATCTTAAGACTCTCAAAGTAGAGGATTGTCACAGTTTGGTCAGTTTAGCACCATCTTATGtgtgttttcaaaatttaacaaCTCTGGATATACAGTCTTGCCTTGGATTATTGAACTTGTTTACATCATCAACGGCTAAAAGTCTTGAGCAACTTGTTAAGTTGACCATATCTCATTGCAAAAAAATGACAGTAGTGGTGGCAAGACAGGGAGGAGATGAAGCAGATGATGAGATCATTTTCAGCAAACTAGAATATTTGGAACTTCTAGATTTACAGAATCTCACAAGCTTCTGCTTTGAAAATTATGCCTTCAGATTTCCATCATTGAAAGAAATGGTTGTCGAAGAATGTCCTAATATGAAAAGTTTCTCTCCAGGAGTGTTAAGCACGCCAAAGCTGCAGGAAGTACACTGGAAAAAGTATTCTAAGAATACAGTACATTGGCATGGTAATCTTGATATTACCATACAACACTTATACACAGAAATG GTTGGATTTGATGGTGTAAACAGGGTGAAGGTATCTGACTTTCCTCAATTGAAAGAGAGATGGCAATGCCAACTTCCTTTCAACTTCTTcagaaatttaacaaaactcACGGTGGATGAATACTGTTATTCGCTCGATGCTTTACCTTCCACTCTGCTACAGTTTATGAACGATTTGCAGGAACTGCGAGTGAGAAACTGTGATTTACTAGAAGGggtatttgatttgaaaggtatTAGTCCAGAGGAAGGGAGGGTTTGGTTACCCATTTTATATGAATTGAACTTGATTGGTTTACCAAGGTTGAGACATATATGTAACACAGATCCTCAAGGAATTCTGGAATTCAGAAACCTTAATTTTCTAGAAGTTCATGACTGTAGCAGCTTGAGAAATATATTTACACCATCGATGGCATTGAGCCTTGTGCATCTCCAGAAGATTGTAATAAGAAACTGTGACAAGATGGAAGAAATCATCACCAAGGAGAgagcaggggaagaagaagcaaTGGATAAAATCATCTTTCCTGTACTAAAAGTGATCATTCTCGAGTCTTTACCTGAGTTAACCAATATCTACTCAGGAAGTGGTGTTCTGAATCTTACATCGTTAGAAGAGATTTGCATAGATGATTGTCCAAATATGAAGATCTTCATCTCCTCCCTTATAGAGGAACCGGAGCCTAATTCAGTTGATAAAGGAAAAGAGCAGAGGCAAGGTCAGGGATACAGTTATAATTTCACTGCACTTCTCACCTATAAG GTTGCATTTCcagaattgaagaaattgagagTGGATTGGAATGCTATCATGGAGGTGACACAGCGTGGCCAATTTCGGACCGAGTTCTTCTGCCGACTAAAGGTTCTTGAACTCGTCCGCTTTCCAATTGATTGTGTTGATTTTCCATCCTGGTTCCTTCAGAGATTCAACATTTTAGAGAGCCTTGTCGTGTGTGATGCTTCTTTCAAAGAAATAGTCCGGCTTGAAGAGATGAGTAGCAGGCCGAACCAGGTCTTTGCTCAGCTAAGAGTATTGGAGCTGTCTACGCTGCCGGAACTCATGCATCTGTCAAAAGAAAGCCCGCAGGCATGTCAAATTTTCCAAAATCTAGAAATTCTTCGAGTATCTGAATGTGGCACACTGAAAACTTCAATTCCAATGTCGGTATCTTTCCGATGCCTGATGACTTTGGAAGTCTCAAAATGTAATGGGCTAGCAAGTTTGATGTCTTCCTCAACAGCTAAAAATCTTGTGCAACTCACTAGCATGACTGTAGTCGAATGTGAAACGATTGAAGTAGTAGTTGCAAACGACGAAAATGAAGCAGAAAATGAGATCGTTTTTCATAAACTGGAAAATTTGGCATTTCACTGCTTACCAAGCCTCACAAGCTTCTACATGCAAAACTGTGCATTGATGTTTCCTTCATTGGAGAGAGTATTCATTGATCAGTGCCCGAAGATGGAATTGTTTTCACGGGGAGTCATAAACACCCCAAAGCTAGAGAGAGTACAATTAACAGAAGGAGACAGCACAGGATTCTGGAAGGATGACCTTAATTTGACTATACATTACTTGTTCGTGAAGAAG TCCAAATTGCCAAGCTCGTCTAGGCAGCCAAGCTTAGCCCGTGAGACAACTGCagcacataaaaatcaaatgtatGGTGTCTCTGAAGGACCAGCTTCTGAGAATTTGCACGTGAATGAGAATCCAGATGCTGGAAAAGATTCCCATCCTGTCATCGAAACAAGCACTAATCTTGTTATCAAAGAACAGGCCATGAGAAATGGATTGATGAAACCAGGCCCTCAAGTGACCTCAATATACCAAGATTCCCAGGCAACTTTGAATGATAAG GAGGATCGTGAACAAGGTCAGAGTCCCCTAGCTCCCATTGACATTGAAGCTCCCATCTCTCAGCAAGTTCAAAATGATTCTCAAGCAACTGATGAG AAGGAATTGCCACAAGACCAATTTATGACTGCTTCTTCAAGTCAGCAAAAAAACATTGTTCTTGTATCTCCTCCCAGTGCTGCAGAACAATCTGTTGCATCAACTTCTGCATCTTCAACCAATGAAACCTCCACTCAGAAGCTCGCATCTCGCACTTCCTCGAGAGAAACTTCAGAAACAATTACAGAAATCGAGTCTCTATTTGCTACCATGGAACAATTGGTCAGGCCATGTCCTGTGTCTTCTTCGCAGCCTGAATCAAGTGCAAATACACATGCTGAATCTTATGAGTCTGATGTTGGGAGCCCCGAGAGTCATGTCTACTCTAAGGgtttgataaagaaaatcttattgaaaCCCCTGACGGAAGTAGCAAGATCACCTGATGGCCTCCTGTTGCTAGCTACAATGAAGAATCTAAAGAAAAGCGATCTCCTAAATTCTCAGCAGTTAGAAATCATTCAAGCTTACATTGACAATTTTGATAGTCTAGTGTCCAACTACCCATTGTACGAGCACCAAATTGATAGGACAAGTGCACTGAAATGTTCCAttgaagataagaaaaaagGAATTTCTGACCTCAAGAACCATTACGGAGATCTTATCCACAATGCAAGCAGTCTTGCTGCAGAGAGGGAAGCATTGAAAAAGAGACTTGATGAGATTGCGGAAGAAGAAATTCACATCCGAGAAGATGCAGACGATCTCCGTACACAGCTGATCAGTTGGAAAGCTGAACTAGAAACGCACATGAAAGCTCTCCCAGAAGCTTTGAGACAACAAAATGAAGCTGATAATAGAGCCAACAATTCCAATGAGTATTGGGGTAAGATTCGAAGCTTATTTGCTTGA